The following proteins are encoded in a genomic region of Corylus avellana chromosome ca4, CavTom2PMs-1.0:
- the LOC132179790 gene encoding MLP-like protein 43, with translation MALTGKLEAVVEIQSTSDKFFSVLSTENHQVPDASLDKVHGVEVHEGDWKTTGSVKLWKYVVEGEVEVMKEKVEVDDENKLVILTALEGHCLNLYKSYKIIFQVTPMTEGGSVKITVEYEKLSENIPPPNKYLDLIVNLVKDLDAHILKA, from the exons ATGGCTTTAACTGGTAAGCTTGAAGCTGTTGTTGAGATCCAGTCAACTTCTGACAAGTTCTTCAGCGTCCTCAGCACCGAAAATCACCAAGTTCCCGATGCCTCCTTGGATAAGGTGCACGGAGTTGAAGTACATGAAGGTGACTGGAAAACTACGGGCTCTGTCAAGCTTTGGAAGTATGTTGTTG AGGGAGAAGTTGAGGTTATGAAGGAGAAGGTCGAAGTAGACGACGAAAACAAGTTGGTGATTCTCACTGCTCTGGAAGGACATTGCCTTAATCTTTACAAAAGCTATAAGATTATCTTTCAGGTTACCCCAATGACTGAGGGAGGGTCCGTGAAAATTACTGTGGAATATGAAAAACTCAGCGAGAATATCCCTCCTCCCAATAAGTACCTTGATCTTATTGTTAATCTCGTCAAGGATTTGGATGCCCACATTCTCAAGGCATAA